TAGCGAGGCCACCACGGGCAGGTGGCGGGGGCGCAGCGCCAGGGTGCGCGCCAGCAGCGTGCCCGAGGCATCGGGGTCCACCAGGTCCGTGAAGAGCACCACCAGCGAGCGCCGCGAGGAGCGCGCGAAGGCGAAGTCGTAGGCGCGGCCGTAGTCGCTCTCCTCGAGGGCGGCCTCGGCGCGGTAGAGGGACTCGGTGAGCAGGCGCAGGTGCTCGTGGCCCTTGCGCGGCGGGAGGTAGGCGCGCACGTCGCTGGCGAAGGCGAGCACGCCCACCATGTCCCCCGCGTCCAGGCTCACCTTGGCCAGCCGCAGCGCCGCGTCCACCGCGTGGTCCAGCTTGCGGCGGCCATCCACCCGGCCCGCCATGTGGCGCCCGCAGTCGAGCAGCAGCAGCACGGGCTGGTTCCGCTCGGGCTGGTACACGCGCACCATGGTGCGGCCCCGGCGCGCCGAGGCCTTCCAGTCCACCGTGCGGTAGTCATCCCCGGTGCGGTACTCGCGCAGAGACTCGAACTCGCGGCCCTCGGCGGAGCGGCGCAGGGTGCGCTCGGCGGGGGCGTCCGAGGCCACGGCGAGCGCCAGGGCCTCCCGCGTCAGCGCGGAGAGATCCGGGTACACCTTCACGTTCTGCTCGAGGGGCACGCGGACCTGGCGCGCGCACAGGCCCAGCGGGCCCAGCAGGCGCAGGTGCACGTCCCCGAGGCGCAGGTCTCCACGCGCGGGCGGCGTGAGGGCGTAGGAGAGGGTGGCGCGGGG
This is a stretch of genomic DNA from Archangium violaceum. It encodes these proteins:
- a CDS encoding DUF58 domain-containing protein encodes the protein MSLGRPVPTGLAVALVAAALVPAALAVAGSAFLWLAVALDSAVLLLCALDFLAAPRASDVEVRRAVEPVLSSGTANPVRLELGLSGQKPVRGRVRDEVPPGVDVRGHEQPFTLTPDAPRATLSYALTPPARGDLRLGDVHLRLLGPLGLCARQVRVPLEQNVKVYPDLSALTREALALAVASDAPAERTLRRSAEGREFESLREYRTGDDYRTVDWKASARRGRTMVRVYQPERNQPVLLLLDCGRHMAGRVDGRRKLDHAVDAALRLAKVSLDAGDMVGVLAFASDVRAYLPPRKGHEHLRLLTESLYRAEAALEESDYGRAYDFAFARSSRRSLVVLFTDLVDPDASGTLLARTLALRPRHLPVVASLLDEDLQGAATRMPASEQDAYARQAAARLEEDYQRTALTLRDAGALVVRAPAKGFGAAAINTYLHVKARGLL